The Armatimonadota bacterium genome includes a window with the following:
- the rhaA gene encoding L-rhamnose isomerase — protein MSTERVEQAYALARERYAELGVDTEAAIERLAGIPVSLHCWQGDDVGGFESEEGLTGGGIQATGNYPGKARNADELRADLDKALSLIPGRHRLNLHAIYAETGGRKVERNELGPEHFSRWIEWAASKGMGMDFNPSYFSHPLAESGFTLASRDESIRKFWVEHGIVCRRIGAAIGKALGTPCVTNVWIPDGYKDIPADRLTPRMILQKSLDELFAEPLDPSLNLDSVESKLFGIGSESYVVGSHEFYLGYAVKNGKLLCLDAGHFHPTEVISDKISSVLLFVPELLLHVSRGVRWDSDHVVILSDELRAIAEELVRGGFLDRVHIGLDFFDASINRVAAWVIGTRCMIKALLIALLEPTDRLREMEASGDHTGRLALMEELKTLPFGAVWDYYCEQQGVPAGGAWLEEVRQYERDVLLSRQ, from the coding sequence ATGTCAACGGAACGAGTTGAACAGGCATACGCCCTTGCCAGGGAGCGCTATGCAGAGCTGGGAGTGGATACCGAGGCGGCCATCGAGCGGCTGGCCGGGATACCCGTCAGCCTGCACTGCTGGCAGGGAGACGACGTGGGAGGGTTCGAAAGCGAAGAAGGACTCACCGGCGGCGGCATTCAGGCCACGGGGAACTATCCGGGCAAAGCGCGGAACGCGGACGAACTGCGCGCCGACCTGGACAAAGCGCTTTCGCTCATCCCCGGGCGGCATCGCTTGAACCTCCACGCCATTTACGCTGAAACCGGCGGCCGCAAGGTGGAACGCAACGAGCTGGGCCCGGAGCACTTCTCGCGCTGGATCGAGTGGGCAGCTTCCAAAGGGATGGGTATGGACTTCAACCCGTCCTACTTCTCTCACCCACTTGCGGAAAGCGGCTTCACGCTGGCAAGCCGCGATGAGAGCATCCGGAAATTCTGGGTGGAGCACGGCATCGTCTGCCGGAGGATCGGGGCGGCCATCGGGAAGGCTCTGGGAACCCCCTGCGTCACCAATGTGTGGATCCCGGACGGCTACAAGGACATCCCGGCTGACCGCTTGACGCCCCGGATGATCCTGCAGAAGTCGCTGGATGAGCTGTTCGCCGAACCGCTGGATCCATCGTTGAACCTGGATTCCGTGGAGAGCAAGCTGTTCGGCATCGGGTCGGAAAGCTACGTGGTGGGCTCGCACGAGTTTTATCTGGGATATGCCGTGAAGAACGGCAAGCTGTTGTGTCTGGACGCGGGCCATTTCCATCCCACGGAGGTCATTTCGGACAAGATCTCGAGCGTGCTCCTGTTCGTGCCGGAGCTTCTGCTGCATGTCAGCCGGGGTGTACGTTGGGACTCGGACCACGTGGTCATCCTGTCGGATGAGCTGCGGGCCATCGCTGAAGAGCTTGTGCGCGGCGGCTTCTTGGACAGAGTCCACATTGGGCTGGACTTCTTCGACGCCAGCATCAACCGCGTGGCGGCCTGGGTCATCGGCACCCGATGCATGATCAAGGCGTTGCTCATCGCGCTGCTTGAGCCAACGGACCGCCTCCGGGAGATGGAGGCATCGGGAGACCACACCGGGCGCCTGGCCCTGATGGAGGAGCTGAAGACGCTCCCGTTCGGCGCGGTGTGGGATTACTACTGCGAACAGCAGGGGGTTCCGGCGGGCGGCGCCTGGCTGGAGGAGGTCCGCCAATACGAGCGCGACGTGCTGCTGAGCCGCCAGTAA
- a CDS encoding nitroreductase has translation MDAIECMKTRRSVRSYRPGEVARDVLEDIVDCGRLAATAINIQPWHFVVITDRERLRTVADMTDYGKFIASASACIAVLCEEGKYYLEDGSAATQNILNAARAHGLGSCWVAGDKKPYAQDVARYLGAPEDVKLVSLVAIGHPEIIPEPEKKPLSHVLHWEKF, from the coding sequence ATGGACGCAATCGAGTGCATGAAGACGAGGCGGAGTGTGCGTAGCTACCGGCCCGGGGAAGTGGCGCGTGACGTGCTGGAAGACATAGTGGACTGCGGACGGCTGGCTGCCACAGCCATCAACATCCAGCCGTGGCATTTCGTGGTCATAACAGATCGCGAGCGTCTGCGAACCGTCGCGGACATGACCGATTACGGCAAGTTCATCGCCAGCGCATCCGCTTGCATCGCCGTTTTGTGCGAGGAAGGGAAATACTACCTGGAAGATGGCAGCGCCGCGACTCAGAACATCCTGAACGCTGCGCGGGCGCATGGTCTGGGAAGCTGCTGGGTTGCCGGCGACAAAAAGCCCTACGCGCAGGATGTGGCGCGGTATCTGGGAGCGCCAGAGGATGTGAAGCTGGTGTCGCTGGTTGCCATCGGACATCCCGAAATCATCCCCGAGCCCGAAAAAAAGCCCCTCTCCCACGTGCTGCACTGGGAGAAGTTCTGA
- a CDS encoding hydrogenase — protein MAANPYQPELATVEEIIEETPDTRTFRAVFRDPELRESFTYEPGQFQEVSVFGVGEATFCLTSTPTRPGVVEFSVKQVGQVTTALHEMSPGDVVGIRGPFGNWFPYEEWKGKKLLFIGGGIGMAPLRSLLNFCLDNRADYGPIDLIYGARSPQDLCFRNEFDAWRSAPDSRVFLTVDRGDETWQGNVGFVPAYLMDLAPSPENTIAITCGPPIMIKYVLESLEKLHFQPEQIYTTLEMKMKCGIGKCGRCNIGEKFVCIDGPVFSYAQLKELPPEF, from the coding sequence ATGGCTGCGAATCCGTATCAGCCTGAGCTGGCGACTGTCGAGGAGATCATCGAAGAGACCCCGGACACGCGGACATTCCGGGCCGTCTTCCGTGACCCCGAACTGCGCGAGAGCTTTACCTACGAACCCGGACAGTTCCAGGAAGTGTCTGTGTTCGGAGTGGGAGAAGCCACCTTCTGTCTGACGTCAACTCCCACGCGTCCCGGCGTGGTGGAGTTCAGCGTCAAGCAGGTGGGACAGGTGACCACCGCGCTCCACGAAATGAGTCCGGGCGATGTCGTGGGGATCCGCGGACCATTCGGAAACTGGTTTCCGTACGAAGAGTGGAAGGGGAAGAAGCTCCTGTTCATCGGGGGGGGCATCGGGATGGCCCCGCTCCGTTCGCTCCTGAATTTCTGTCTGGACAACCGCGCGGATTACGGACCCATAGACCTGATCTACGGGGCGCGCAGCCCGCAGGATCTCTGCTTCCGAAATGAGTTCGACGCGTGGAGGTCGGCTCCGGACTCGCGGGTGTTTCTGACGGTGGACCGTGGCGACGAGACGTGGCAGGGGAACGTGGGATTCGTGCCGGCCTATCTGATGGATCTTGCTCCCTCGCCCGAAAACACCATCGCCATCACGTGTGGGCCGCCCATTATGATCAAATATGTGCTGGAAAGCCTTGAAAAGTTGCACTTCCAGCCGGAGCAGATCTACACCACGCTCGAAATGAAGATGAAGTGCGGCATCGGCAAATGTGGGCGGTGCAACATCGGCGAGAAGTTCGTGTGCATAGACGGGCCGGTGTTCTCTTACGCGCAGCTGAAGGAGTTGCCGCCGGAGTTCTGA
- a CDS encoding hydrogenase, translating into MDKLLPKTALKDWLEWASTRYHLLGPVEAEDGSRSFAAVSADRLPALDNRRQCASPKEAVLPSCETLFTFDPGDGQPRLVPPGGEFAPTLMVGMKPCDVRSLEVLDRVFLDGRFQDPYYAGRRKSLVTVAYVCESKRWSCFCSSVGDPIEWSLAADVALTDVGEAYVATANTPAGEELLGCPAFRDVSADELATRDIVWNALRERAEPFDPEKVAAGVDWEEPAWDAIAEKCIGCGVCSFLCPTCTCFDIQDETIAGGKVERYRVRDTCQFCDFTKMGHGHNPRPSRRERVRQRISHKFKYIVHQCGICGCVGCGRCVELCPVNADLRGVLSEIVSGNGCESVSA; encoded by the coding sequence TTGGACAAACTATTACCCAAAACAGCATTGAAGGACTGGCTGGAGTGGGCATCCACCCGTTACCACCTGCTGGGGCCAGTCGAGGCGGAGGATGGTTCCCGGTCCTTTGCCGCTGTGTCGGCGGACCGGTTGCCCGCGCTGGACAACCGGCGCCAGTGCGCCTCGCCGAAAGAGGCCGTCCTCCCCTCTTGCGAGACGCTGTTTACATTCGATCCGGGTGACGGACAACCGCGCCTGGTGCCGCCGGGCGGCGAGTTCGCCCCCACCCTTATGGTGGGGATGAAGCCCTGTGATGTGCGGTCGCTGGAGGTGCTGGACAGGGTGTTTCTGGACGGGCGCTTCCAAGATCCTTATTACGCGGGAAGGCGAAAGAGTCTGGTCACCGTCGCGTACGTCTGTGAGAGCAAGCGCTGGAGCTGTTTCTGCTCCAGCGTGGGAGATCCTATTGAATGGAGCCTGGCGGCGGATGTGGCCCTGACCGATGTGGGAGAGGCTTATGTGGCCACCGCCAACACTCCGGCGGGCGAAGAGCTTCTGGGATGTCCCGCTTTCCGGGACGTATCCGCCGATGAGCTTGCCACTCGCGACATCGTCTGGAACGCCCTGCGGGAGAGAGCCGAGCCGTTCGACCCGGAGAAGGTGGCGGCTGGCGTGGACTGGGAAGAGCCGGCGTGGGACGCCATCGCCGAAAAGTGCATCGGGTGCGGGGTCTGCTCATTCCTGTGCCCCACCTGCACGTGCTTCGACATCCAGGATGAGACCATTGCCGGGGGTAAGGTGGAACGTTATCGCGTTCGCGACACCTGCCAGTTCTGCGATTTCACCAAAATGGGACATGGCCACAACCCCCGTCCCTCGCGCCGGGAGCGGGTGCGGCAGAGGATATCGCACAAGTTCAAATACATCGTGCATCAGTGCGGGATCTGCGGATGTGTGGGATGCGGCAGATGTGTTGAACTCTGCCCGGTCAACGCGGACCTGCGCGGCGTGCTTTCGGAGATTGTGAGCGGAAATGGCTGCGAATCCGTATCAGCCTGA
- the hdrD gene encoding Fe-S oxidoreductase — protein MNSQTEQIRTEARRLLESGEVSVVIGYGPGSTPARATPVFVRRAEDVDRLFWSPACAQNLALYVREQAGRGKVAVVAKGCDARSIATLIQEKQIRREDVHIIGVSCSGVVDPGRLAPAGLDEGTLKSLAAENGGLKADCGDGEVPLEREAVLKRACLFCDTPVPPLSDTLIGEAPPLQPAADQTLPEDLDARREFWAEQFSKCVRCYACRQVCPACYCKECFTDRLPVGWVSKRIAGPENWMYHTTRAFHLAGRCVGCGECERVCPAGIPIQTLMRRMASEVDALFGYRAGMDPDAEPVLATYRDDDDGPAE, from the coding sequence ATGAACAGCCAGACCGAACAGATCCGGACTGAGGCGCGCCGCCTCCTGGAATCCGGCGAGGTGAGTGTGGTCATCGGTTACGGGCCGGGGAGCACTCCCGCCCGCGCCACGCCGGTGTTCGTCCGCAGGGCGGAGGATGTGGACCGGCTGTTCTGGTCGCCTGCGTGCGCCCAGAATCTGGCTCTCTATGTAAGGGAGCAGGCCGGGCGGGGAAAAGTGGCCGTCGTGGCCAAGGGGTGTGACGCGCGCTCCATCGCCACACTCATTCAGGAAAAACAGATCCGGCGGGAAGATGTCCACATCATCGGAGTATCCTGCTCCGGGGTGGTGGACCCGGGCCGTCTGGCTCCGGCCGGATTGGACGAAGGCACGCTGAAGTCGCTGGCGGCGGAGAACGGTGGCCTGAAAGCCGACTGCGGCGATGGAGAGGTTCCGCTGGAGCGCGAGGCGGTCCTCAAACGGGCCTGCCTGTTCTGCGATACGCCGGTTCCGCCGCTCTCGGACACTCTCATCGGGGAGGCTCCCCCTTTGCAGCCCGCAGCGGACCAGACGCTGCCGGAAGACCTGGACGCCCGCCGCGAGTTCTGGGCGGAGCAGTTCTCGAAGTGTGTGCGCTGCTACGCCTGCCGTCAGGTGTGTCCGGCCTGCTACTGCAAGGAGTGCTTCACGGACCGGCTGCCCGTAGGATGGGTGTCCAAGCGAATCGCGGGTCCGGAAAACTGGATGTATCACACCACGCGAGCTTTCCACCTGGCCGGCCGTTGCGTGGGTTGCGGGGAGTGTGAAAGGGTGTGTCCGGCGGGCATCCCCATCCAGACACTGATGCGGCGGATGGCGAGCGAGGTGGATGCCCTCTTCGGATACCGGGCCGGGATGGATCCGGACGCTGAACCGGTGCTCGCCACATACCGGGATGATGACGACGGTCCCGCCGAGTGA
- the hdrA gene encoding disulfide reductase — translation MARVGVFVCWCGSNIARTVDVQRVAEAAGRIPGVVFATDYKYMCSEPGQTMVRDAIRDHRLDRVVVASCSPRLHEPTFQRCISEAGLNPYMVEMANIREHCSWVHQDRDAATEKAIDLVRMAVAKARRDFPLFRNEIPITKRALVIGGGVAGIQAALDIADAGYPVTLVERTPSIGGRMAQYDKTFPTLDCAACILTPKMVDCASHPNITILTYAEVEEVTGFVGNFNVRIRKKARGVDMEKCTGCGVCYSKCPVKVPNEFEEGMGERRAIYVPFPQAVPNVPVIDRQHCRLNNDLKCGVCQKLCPTGAIAYDQQDEVLTERFGAIVVATGFQMWDHSQIGEYGYGTIPDVISGLQFERLMNASGPTEGKIVRPSDHRPPKTVVFVACVGSRSENHGHEYCSKVCCMYTAKHALLLKEKYPDTQSYVFYMDIRANGKGYEEFVRRTIEEYGANYIRGRVSRIYRHGDKVVVKGADTLLGRPVEIEADMVVLATAIEPQDDAKDLARKLGISTDQHNWFSEAHPKLKPVEVLSSGIFLAGACQYPKDIPDTVAQASGAASKVAGLFSKPHLLSEPMIASVREEDCAACGQCVQVCPFSAIELVELNGRNGASRRAARVNEGLCHGCGTCVAGCRGSCIDLRGFTNAQVLSEIDALALA, via the coding sequence ATGGCGCGAGTCGGCGTGTTTGTCTGCTGGTGCGGGTCGAACATCGCGAGAACCGTGGATGTTCAGCGGGTCGCGGAGGCGGCCGGCCGCATCCCGGGAGTGGTGTTCGCCACGGACTACAAATATATGTGCTCCGAACCGGGGCAGACCATGGTGCGGGATGCCATCCGGGATCATAGGCTGGACCGAGTGGTGGTTGCCTCGTGCTCTCCCCGCCTGCACGAGCCTACCTTCCAGCGGTGCATCTCTGAAGCGGGATTGAACCCGTATATGGTGGAGATGGCCAACATCCGCGAGCACTGCTCGTGGGTGCACCAGGATAGAGATGCGGCCACGGAGAAGGCCATAGATCTGGTCCGTATGGCAGTGGCCAAGGCCCGCCGGGACTTTCCACTTTTCCGGAATGAGATCCCGATCACCAAGCGGGCGCTGGTCATCGGAGGCGGGGTGGCCGGCATCCAGGCCGCTCTGGACATCGCAGACGCCGGCTACCCCGTTACGCTGGTGGAACGCACCCCCTCCATCGGAGGGAGGATGGCGCAGTACGACAAGACGTTCCCCACCCTGGACTGCGCCGCATGCATCTTGACGCCCAAGATGGTGGATTGCGCATCGCACCCCAACATCACCATCCTGACCTATGCCGAGGTGGAAGAGGTCACCGGATTCGTCGGGAATTTCAACGTTCGCATCCGCAAGAAGGCGCGCGGTGTGGATATGGAAAAGTGCACCGGCTGCGGCGTCTGCTACAGCAAGTGCCCCGTCAAGGTGCCCAACGAATTTGAGGAGGGAATGGGCGAGCGCCGCGCCATCTACGTGCCGTTCCCACAGGCGGTGCCGAACGTTCCCGTCATAGACCGCCAGCATTGCCGCCTGAACAACGACCTGAAATGCGGTGTATGTCAGAAACTCTGCCCTACGGGAGCCATCGCCTACGATCAGCAGGATGAGGTGCTGACGGAACGGTTCGGCGCCATCGTGGTGGCCACCGGGTTCCAGATGTGGGACCACTCACAGATCGGCGAGTACGGATACGGCACCATTCCGGACGTGATCTCCGGGCTTCAGTTTGAGCGGCTGATGAACGCCTCAGGGCCGACGGAAGGAAAGATCGTCCGGCCTTCCGACCACCGGCCGCCAAAAACCGTGGTCTTCGTGGCCTGTGTGGGAAGCCGCAGCGAGAATCACGGCCACGAGTACTGCAGCAAAGTTTGCTGCATGTATACCGCCAAGCACGCCCTGCTGCTGAAGGAGAAATACCCCGACACGCAGTCCTACGTGTTCTACATGGACATCCGAGCCAACGGGAAGGGCTACGAGGAATTCGTGCGCCGCACCATCGAGGAGTACGGCGCAAACTACATCCGCGGGCGAGTTTCCCGCATCTACCGCCACGGGGACAAAGTGGTGGTGAAGGGTGCGGACACTCTGCTGGGACGGCCGGTGGAGATCGAGGCCGATATGGTGGTGCTGGCTACCGCCATAGAGCCTCAGGACGATGCAAAGGATCTGGCGCGTAAACTTGGCATCTCCACCGACCAGCACAACTGGTTCTCAGAGGCGCACCCGAAACTGAAGCCGGTGGAGGTGCTGTCCTCCGGCATCTTCCTGGCGGGGGCGTGCCAGTATCCCAAGGACATCCCGGACACGGTGGCGCAGGCCTCGGGGGCGGCGTCCAAGGTGGCCGGACTGTTCTCTAAGCCGCATCTGCTCTCCGAGCCGATGATCGCCTCGGTCCGGGAAGAGGATTGCGCGGCGTGCGGGCAGTGCGTCCAGGTGTGCCCGTTCTCCGCCATCGAACTGGTGGAGCTGAACGGCAGGAACGGGGCGAGCAGGCGCGCAGCCCGGGTGAATGAGGGACTCTGCCACGGATGCGGCACGTGCGTGGCCGGATGCCGGGGCAGCTGCATAGACCTGCGAGGCTTTACGAACGCCCAGGTGCTATCCGAGATAGACGCCCTGGCGCTGGCCTGA
- a CDS encoding heterodisulfide reductase subunit B, whose product MKSANVAPGREMAMQDNRAYAYYPGCSLHATAKEYDLSARAICAALGVELREVPGWNCCGASSAHGRDHLLSTTLAARNLALVEEMGLEEVAVPCAACFNRLAVAGHELREDASLAEEVRGVLERPLQGKAKARALLDVVARDVGTERIRDAVVRPLEGLKVACYYGCLLVRPPRALETDERVEDPQSLDELVRAMGGEPVEWPHKTECCGAGLSLTRTDVVRKLSADILKMARECGADCIVCACPLCMTNLDMRQGEALKAAGERFRIPVLYFTELMALAMGIPDAERWLKMHFVDASAVARRETAAANGMEAEQ is encoded by the coding sequence TTGAAGAGTGCAAACGTCGCGCCGGGAAGGGAGATGGCCATGCAGGATAATCGCGCTTATGCCTACTACCCGGGATGCTCCCTTCACGCCACTGCAAAGGAGTATGACCTCTCGGCGCGGGCCATTTGCGCGGCGCTGGGAGTGGAGCTGCGCGAGGTTCCCGGCTGGAACTGTTGCGGCGCGAGCAGCGCCCACGGCAGGGACCACCTGCTGAGCACAACTCTGGCCGCCCGGAATCTGGCCCTGGTCGAGGAGATGGGGTTGGAGGAGGTGGCAGTTCCCTGCGCGGCCTGTTTCAATCGCCTGGCCGTCGCCGGCCATGAGCTTCGCGAGGACGCTTCGCTCGCAGAAGAGGTGCGTGGAGTGCTGGAGCGCCCCCTGCAGGGCAAAGCGAAGGCGCGCGCCCTGCTGGACGTGGTGGCGCGGGATGTGGGAACGGAGCGAATCCGCGACGCCGTTGTGCGTCCCCTGGAAGGTTTGAAGGTAGCCTGCTATTACGGTTGCCTGCTGGTGCGTCCTCCGCGGGCTCTTGAGACGGACGAGCGTGTGGAGGATCCGCAGTCCTTGGACGAGCTTGTCCGCGCCATGGGCGGGGAACCGGTGGAATGGCCTCACAAGACGGAGTGCTGCGGCGCAGGGCTTTCGCTGACGCGCACGGATGTCGTGCGCAAGCTCAGTGCGGACATCCTGAAGATGGCCCGGGAGTGCGGAGCCGATTGCATCGTCTGCGCATGCCCTCTGTGCATGACCAATCTGGACATGCGGCAAGGCGAGGCGCTGAAGGCGGCCGGGGAGCGCTTCCGGATACCGGTGCTCTATTTCACCGAACTGATGGCGCTGGCGATGGGGATTCCGGACGCGGAGCGCTGGTTGAAGATGCATTTCGTGGATGCATCTGCGGTGGCGCGCCGGGAAACTGCGGCGGCAAACGGTATGGAGGCAGAGCAGTGA
- the hdrC gene encoding heterodisulfide reductase subunit C, producing the protein MGDAISAESATTSGEVRFGGKKTEPGFCREVERLSGQKLSACYQCGECTAGCPVAFAMDLMPNQVTRMALAGMADEVLQSRSIWLCVGCNTCVTRCPRLVDLPRVMDSLRQIATHRGVRCPEPAIRAFHDTFLHGVERGGRLHELALVAALKLKTGRLFQDVPAGVAMMAKGKLAILPETPEGKAEVRRIFEECKRRAGKGDGHAG; encoded by the coding sequence GTGGGTGATGCGATCTCTGCTGAGTCCGCCACCACCTCCGGCGAGGTAAGATTCGGCGGCAAAAAGACCGAGCCGGGCTTCTGCCGCGAGGTCGAACGCCTGAGTGGCCAGAAGCTGTCCGCCTGTTATCAATGCGGCGAATGCACGGCGGGTTGTCCGGTTGCGTTCGCGATGGACCTGATGCCCAACCAGGTCACGCGGATGGCGCTCGCCGGGATGGCTGATGAAGTGCTGCAAAGCCGGTCCATCTGGCTGTGCGTGGGTTGTAATACGTGCGTCACCCGCTGCCCCCGCCTGGTGGACCTTCCGCGCGTGATGGACTCTCTCCGGCAGATCGCGACACACCGTGGCGTGCGTTGTCCGGAACCCGCTATCCGGGCGTTCCACGATACGTTCCTTCACGGGGTGGAGCGGGGCGGCCGGCTGCACGAACTGGCTCTGGTCGCGGCCTTGAAGCTGAAGACAGGCCGGCTGTTCCAGGATGTGCCCGCGGGCGTGGCCATGATGGCAAAGGGCAAGCTTGCGATCCTGCCGGAAACCCCGGAGGGCAAAGCGGAGGTCCGGCGCATCTTTGAAGAGTGCAAACGTCGCGCCGGGAAGGGAGATGGCCATGCAGGATAA
- the pfkA3 gene encoding ATP-dependent 6-phosphofructokinase 3: MARQSKASCIGILTSGGDCPGLNAAIRGVAKAAIANYGMQVLGILDGFNGLVENRVIHLTDRELVGLLTLGGTILGTSRNKPHKMPQPDGTTRDMTGAAVETYRRLNLDCLVCIGGGGTAKNALMLKNLGLNVITLPKTIDNDVWGTDVTFGYDSAMSIATEAIDRLHTTASSHQRTILVDVMGHNAGWLALGASLAAGADVCLIPEIPFRFERVAEAIEERRQKGRRFSLVTVAEGARPAVPPGKKSDTPPEPVNSVQLAAQIEKALRTETRVTTLGYIQRGGTPSPTDRVLATQLGVAAADLIAEGTYGVMVAVRNGKMVPVPLEEVAGKKKTIELDHPLIQTARRIGLCLGD; this comes from the coding sequence ATGGCCAGGCAGAGCAAGGCAAGTTGCATTGGCATCCTTACATCCGGAGGCGATTGTCCCGGCCTGAACGCGGCCATCCGCGGCGTGGCCAAGGCCGCCATCGCCAACTACGGGATGCAGGTGCTGGGGATCCTGGACGGGTTCAACGGGCTGGTGGAGAACCGCGTCATCCACCTGACCGACCGCGAGCTGGTGGGGTTGTTGACCCTCGGTGGCACCATCCTGGGCACCAGCCGCAACAAGCCACACAAGATGCCGCAGCCCGATGGAACTACCCGCGATATGACCGGCGCCGCAGTGGAGACATATCGCCGTCTGAATTTGGACTGCCTGGTCTGCATCGGCGGAGGCGGTACTGCCAAGAACGCTCTCATGCTCAAGAATCTGGGGCTCAACGTCATTACCCTTCCCAAGACGATCGACAATGACGTCTGGGGGACGGACGTGACGTTTGGGTACGATTCCGCCATGAGCATCGCCACCGAGGCCATTGACCGGCTGCACACAACGGCGTCCAGCCACCAGCGCACCATTCTTGTGGATGTGATGGGCCACAACGCCGGATGGCTGGCGCTGGGAGCCAGTCTGGCTGCCGGTGCTGACGTCTGCTTGATCCCTGAGATCCCGTTCCGCTTCGAGCGCGTCGCGGAGGCCATCGAGGAGCGCCGCCAGAAGGGCAGGCGCTTCAGCCTGGTGACGGTGGCCGAAGGCGCCCGACCTGCTGTCCCGCCCGGTAAGAAGTCTGACACCCCTCCCGAGCCCGTCAACAGCGTGCAGCTTGCAGCGCAAATCGAGAAGGCGCTCCGCACGGAAACCCGCGTCACCACTCTGGGATACATTCAGCGCGGCGGTACGCCATCGCCTACGGACCGGGTGCTCGCAACGCAGCTCGGAGTTGCAGCGGCCGACCTGATCGCGGAAGGCACTTATGGCGTGATGGTGGCCGTCCGGAATGGAAAGATGGTTCCGGTGCCACTGGAAGAAGTTGCGGGCAAGAAGAAGACCATCGAGCTGGATCATCCGCTCATTCAGACCGCCCGCCGCATCGGGCTCTGCCTGGGTGACTGA